From a region of the Pan paniscus chromosome 19, NHGRI_mPanPan1-v2.0_pri, whole genome shotgun sequence genome:
- the SRCIN1 gene encoding SRC kinase signaling inhibitor 1 isoform X6 — protein MIPSIGWDTDLVVLFYCLPNYWSFKTRSSRHTQGAQPGLADQAAKLSYASAESLETMSEAELPLGFSRMNRFRQSLPLSRSASQTKLRSPGVLFLQFGEETRRVHITHEVSSLDTLHALIAHMFPQKLTMGMLKSPNTAILIKDEARNVFYELEDVRDIQDRSIIKIYRKEPLYAAFPGSHLTNGDLRREMVYASRESSPTRRLNNLSPAPHLASGSPPPGLPSGLPSGLQSGSPSRSRLSYAGGRPPSYAGSPVHHAAERLGGAPAAQGVSPSPSAILERRDVKPDEDLASKAGGMVLVKGEGLYADPYGLLHEGRLSLAAAAGDPFAYPGAGGLYKRGSVRSLSTYSAAALQSDLEDSLYKAAGGGGPLYGDGYGFRLPPSSPQKLADVAAPPGGPPPPHSPYSGPPSRGSPVRQSFRKDSGSSSVFAESPGGKTRSAGSASTAGAPPSELFPGPGERSLVGFGPPVPAKDTETRRDPMLRGEVAQTPFLPRERMEAMEKQIASLTGLVQSALLRGSEPETPSEKIEGSNGAATPSAPCGSGGRSSGATPVSGPPPPSASSTPAGQPTAVSRLQMQLHLRGLQNSASDLRGQLQQLRKLQLQNQESVRALLKRTEAELSMRVSEAARRQEDPLQRQRTLVEEERLRYLNDEELITQQLNDLEKSVEKIQRDVSHNHRLVPGPELEEKALVLKQLGETLTELKAHFPGLQSKMRVVLRVEVEAVKFLKEEPQRLDGLLKRCRGVTDTLAQIRRQVDEGVWPPPNNLLSQSPKKVAAETDFNKSVDFEMPPPSPPLNLHELSGPAEGASLTPKGGNPTKGLDTPGKRSVDKAVSVEAAERDWEEKRAALTQYSAKDINRLLEETQAELLKAIPDLDCASKAHPGPAPTPDHKPPKAPHGQKAAPRTEPSGRRGSDELTVPRYRTEKPSKSPPPPPPRRSFPSSHGLTTTRTGEVVVTSKKDSAFIKKAESEELEVQKPQVKLRRAVSEVARPASTPPIMASAIKDEDDEDRIIAELEVFERSSVSSLPPTPRRQLIPTLLSPQDLGPPGGSAPGPTRKHRAMEPGEREVALSAFPVSTPHFQAAPGPRAFCVPRIILTECAPNPPSPPEARLEELGPRTAPTPRPQTLADSTRGWDGPQAPPGVVGETSGPRSSFMPRKEGAALKRLGRGGSSLEDGGARVQCPQGPAQDGTPETSTADTYPEEILKDSGHDAQTCSREHQGQAAANSGRTTWGATAQQMDSLEETLRELEATLSNMGTGPAMGSPGSPPPLPLRPQVAARFSSSSAAFLLHFQSQTE, from the exons ACCCGCAGCTCACGCCACACTCAGGGAGCCCAGCCCGGGCTGGCAGACCAGGCGGCAAAGCTGTCCTACGCCTCCGCCGAGTCGCTGGAGACCATGTCGGAGGCCGAGCTGCCCCTGGGCTTCAGCAGGATGAACCGCTTCCGACAGAGCCTGCCTCTCTCCCGCTCGGCCAGCCAGACCAAGCTGCGCTCCCCAG GGGTGCTGTTCCTGCAGTTCGGGGAGGAGACTCGGCGCGTGCACATCACGCACGAGGTCAGCAGCCTGGACACGCTGCACGCACTCATCGCGCACATGTTCCCGCAGAAGCTCACCATGGGCATGCTTAAGTCGCCCAATACCGCCATCCTCATCAAAGACGAGGCTCGCAACGTCTTCTACGAGCTGGAGGACGTCCG GGACATCCAGGACCGCAGTATTATCAAGATCTACAGAAAGGAGCCCCTCTACGCTGCCTTTCCTGGCTCACATCTCACCAACGGGGACCTCCGG agagagatggtgtacgcATCGCGGGAGTCCTCGCCCACGCGGCGCCTCAACAACCTGTCACCAGCGCCGCACCTGGCATCCGGCTCGCCGCCGCCGGGGCTGCCGTCGGGGCTGCCGTCCGGGCTGCAGTCCGGTTCGCCGTCGCGTTCGCGCCTATCGTACGCCGGGGGGCGCCCGCCTTCGTACGCCGGCAGCCCGGTGCACCACGCGGCCGAGAGGCTGGGAGGCGCCCCGGCCGCCCAGGGcgtcagccccagccccagcgccATCCTGGAGCGGCGCGACGTGAAGCCGGACGAGGACCTGGCGAGCAAGGCGGGCGGCATGGTGCTGGTGAAAGGCGAGGGTCTCTATGCTGACCCCTACGGGCTGCTGCACGAGGGCCGTCTGAGCCTGGCCGCGGCCGCCGGCGACCCGTTCGCCTACCCGGGCGCCGGCGGCCTCTACAAGCGCGGCTCGGTGCGCTCGCTCAGCACCTACTCGGCCGCCGCGCTGCAGTCCGATCTGGAGGACTCCCTGTACAaggcggcgggcggcggcggcccgCTGTACGGCGACGGCTACGGCTTCCGCCTGCCGCCTTCGTCACCGCAGAAGCTGGCCGACGTGGCAGCACCCCCCGGAGGTCCCCCGCCACCGCACAGCCCCTACTCGGGGCCGCCCAGCCGCGGCTCGCCAGTGCGCCAGTCCTTCCGCAAGGACTCGGGCTCCTCGTCCGTCTTTGCCGAGAGTCCTGGAGGGAAGACCCGCAGCGCGGGGAGCGCCTCGACGGCCGGAGCTCCCCCTTCGGAGCTCTTCCCTGGGCCTGGGGAACGCTCGCTGGTTGGGTTCGGGCCGCCAGTGCCAGCCAAGGACACGGAGACCAG GAGAGACCCTATGCTCAGAGGCGAGGTTGCCCAGACCCCCTTCCTCCCCAGGGAGCGCATGGAGGCCATGGAGAAGCAGATTGCCAGCCTCACAGGCCTGGTGCAGAGCGCCTTACTGCGAGGCTCTGAGCCTGAGACCCCCAG CGAGAAGATTGAAGGCTCCAATGGAGCAGCCACCCCCTCAGCAC CCTGTGGGTCAGGCGGCCGGAGCAGCGGGGCCACCCCGGTGTCCGGCCCGCCCCCGCCCTCGGCCAGCAGCACCCCCGCAGGGCAGCCTACCGCCGTTAGCCGGCTGCAGATGCAGCTTCACCTGCGAGGCCTGCAGAACAGCGCCAGTGACTTGCGCGGCCAGCTCCAGCAGTTGCGCAAGCTCCAG CTACAGAACCAGGAGTCGGTGCGCGCGCTGCTGAAGCGCACGGAGGCAGAGCTGAGCATGCGCGTGTCGGAGGCGGCGCGGCGGCAGGAGGACCCGCTGCAGCGGCAGCGCACCCTGGTGGAAGAGGAACGGCTGCGCTATCTCAACGACGAGGAGCTTATTACCCAGCAGCTCAA TGACCTGGAGAAATCGGTGGAGAAGATCCAGAGGGACGTGTCCCACAACCACCGGCTGGTGCCCGGCCCTGAGCTGGAGGAGAAGGCACTGGTGCTGAAGCAGCTCGGGGAGACGCTGACAGAGCTCAAGG CTCACTTCCCGGGCCTGCAGAGCAAGATGCGGGTGGTGCTGCGCGTGGAGGTGGAGGCGGTGAAGTTCCTGAAGGAGGAGCCCCAGCGCCTGGATGGGCTCCTCAAGCGCTGCCGCGGGGTCACGGACACGCTGGCCCAGATCCGAAG GCAAGTGGATGAGGGTGTGTGGCCACCCCCCAACAATCTCCTGAGTCAGTCCCCCAAGAAGGTGGCGGCAGAGACTGACTTCAACAAGAGCGTGGACTTCGAAATGCCACCCCCCAGCCCCCCGCTGAACCTGCATGAGCTGAGCGGGCCAGCTGAAGGAGCCTCTCTTACCCCCAAGGGGGGCAACCCCACCAAAGGCCTGGACACTCCTGGCAAGAGAAGCGTGGACAAAGCTGTGTCTGTTGAG GCTGCAGAGCGAGACTGGGAGGAGAAGCGGGCAGCCCTGACCCAGTACAGTGCCAAGGACATCAACCGGCTGCTGGAAGAGACACAGGCAGAGCTGCTCAAGGCCATCCCTGACCTGGACTGTGCCAGCAAGGCCCATCCAGGCCCGGCCCCCACTCCAGATCACAAGCCCCCCAAGGCCCCCCACGGCCAGAAGGCAGCCCCCCGAACGGAGCCCAGTGGGAGGAGGGGCTCAG ATGAGTTGACAGTGCCCCGATACCGCACAGAGAAGCCCTCCAAGTCGCCCCCACCGCCCCCTCCCCGCCGGAGCTTCCCCTCCTCCCATGGCCTGACCACCACACGTACCGGAGAGGTGGTGGTCACCAGCAAGAAGGACTCGGCCTTCATCAAG AAGGCTGAGTCCGAGGAGCTGGAGGTGCAGAAGCCCCAGGTGAAGCTGCGCCGGGCTGTGTCTGAGGTGGCCCGCCCGGCCTCCACACCACCCATCATGGCCTCGGCCATCAAGGACGAGGATGACGAGGATCGCATCATCGCAGAGCTAGAG GTGTTTGAGAGAAGCTCAGTGTCTTCCCTCCCCCCCACGCCCCGCCGCCAGCTGATCCCCACCTTGCTGTCCCCCCAGGACCTGGGGCCCCCCGGGGGCTCAGCCCCAGGCCCTACACGGAAG CATCGGGCAATGGAGCCGGGCGAGCGTGAGGTTGCCCTCTCTGCCTTCCCAGTCAGCACCCCCCACTTCCAG GCTGCCCCAGGTCCCAGGGCCTTCTGCGTCCCAAGGATCATCTTGACAGAGTGTGCCCCCAACCCTCCCTCCCCGCCAGAGGCCAGACTTGAGGAACTGGGACCCAGGACAGCTCCCACCCCAAGACCTCAGACCCTGGCTGACAGCACGAGGGGCTGGGATGGTCCACAGGCCCCACCAGGGGTAGTGGGGGAGACTTCTGGGCCAAGGAGCAGCTTCATGCCCCGGAAGGAGGGGGCAGCTCTGAAGAGACTGGGTAGAGGAGGCAGCAGCCTAGAGGATGGAGGAGCCAGGGTACAGTGTCCTCAGGGACCAGCCCAGGATGGGACTCCAGAGACCTCTACTGCTGACACCTACCCAGAGGAGATCCTCAAGGACTCTGGACATGATGCCCAAACCTGCAGTAGGGAGCATCAGGGCCAGGCTGCTGCCAACTCAGGCCGCACCACGTGGGGCGCCACTGCCCAGCAGATGGACAGCTTGGAGGAGACGCTCCGGGAGCTGGAAGccaccctgagcaacatgggCACAGGCCCTGCCATGGGGTCCCCTGGCagccccccacccctacccctccGCCCCCAGGTGGCTGCCCGCTTTTCATCCTCCTCTGCTGCCTTCCTCCTCCATTTCCAGAGTCAGACAGAGTAG
- the SRCIN1 gene encoding SRC kinase signaling inhibitor 1 isoform X8: MSEAELPLGFSRMNRFRQSLPLSRSASQTKLRSPGVLFLQFGEETRRVHITHEVSSLDTLHALIAHMFPQKLTMGMLKSPNTAILIKDEARNVFYELEDVRDIQDRSIIKIYRKEPLYAAFPGSHLTNGDLRREMVYASRESSPTRRLNNLSPAPHLASGSPPPGLPSGLPSGLQSGSPSRSRLSYAGGRPPSYAGSPVHHAAERLGGAPAAQGVSPSPSAILERRDVKPDEDLASKAGGMVLVKGEGLYADPYGLLHEGRLSLAAAAGDPFAYPGAGGLYKRGSVRSLSTYSAAALQSDLEDSLYKAAGGGGPLYGDGYGFRLPPSSPQKLADVAAPPGGPPPPHSPYSGPPSRGSPVRQSFRKDSGSSSVFAESPGGKTRSAGSASTAGAPPSELFPGPGERSLVGFGPPVPAKDTETRRDPMLRGEVAQTPFLPRERMEAMEKQIASLTGLVQSALLRGSEPETPSEKIEGSNGAATPSAPCGSGGRSSGATPVSGPPPPSASSTPAGQPTAVSRLQMQLHLRGLQNSASDLRGQLQQLRKLQLQNQESVRALLKRTEAELSMRVSEAARRQEDPLQRQRTLVEEERLRYLNDEELITQQLNDLEKSVEKIQRDVSHNHRLVPGPELEEKALVLKQLGETLTELKAHFPGLQSKMRVVLRVEVEAVKFLKEEPQRLDGLLKRCRGVTDTLAQIRRQVDEGVWPPPNNLLSQSPKKVAAETDFNKSVDFEMPPPSPPLNLHELSGPAEGASLTPKGGNPTKGLDTPGKRSVDKAVSVEAAERDWEEKRAALTQYSAKDINRLLEETQAELLKAIPDLDCASKAHPGPAPTPDHKPPKAPHGQKAAPRTEPSGRRGSDELTVPRYRTEKPSKSPPPPPPRRSFPSSHGLTTTRTGEVVVTSKKDSAFIKKAESEELEVQKPQVKLRRAVSEVARPASTPPIMASAIKDEDDEDRIIAELEVFERSSVSSLPPTPRRQLIPTLLSPQDLGPPGGSAPGPTRKHRAMEPGEREVALSAFPVSTPHFQAAPGPRAFCVPRIILTECAPNPPSPPEARLEELGPRTAPTPRPQTLADSTRGWDGPQAPPGVVGETSGPRSSFMPRKEGAALKRLGRGGSSLEDGGARVQCPQGPAQDGTPETSTADTYPEEILKDSGHDAQTCSREHQGQAAANSGRTTWGATAQQMDSLEETLRELEATLSNMGTGPAMGSPGSPPPLPLRPQVAARFSSSSAAFLLHFQSQTE; the protein is encoded by the exons ATGTCGGAGGCCGAGCTGCCCCTGGGCTTCAGCAGGATGAACCGCTTCCGACAGAGCCTGCCTCTCTCCCGCTCGGCCAGCCAGACCAAGCTGCGCTCCCCAG GGGTGCTGTTCCTGCAGTTCGGGGAGGAGACTCGGCGCGTGCACATCACGCACGAGGTCAGCAGCCTGGACACGCTGCACGCACTCATCGCGCACATGTTCCCGCAGAAGCTCACCATGGGCATGCTTAAGTCGCCCAATACCGCCATCCTCATCAAAGACGAGGCTCGCAACGTCTTCTACGAGCTGGAGGACGTCCG GGACATCCAGGACCGCAGTATTATCAAGATCTACAGAAAGGAGCCCCTCTACGCTGCCTTTCCTGGCTCACATCTCACCAACGGGGACCTCCGG agagagatggtgtacgcATCGCGGGAGTCCTCGCCCACGCGGCGCCTCAACAACCTGTCACCAGCGCCGCACCTGGCATCCGGCTCGCCGCCGCCGGGGCTGCCGTCGGGGCTGCCGTCCGGGCTGCAGTCCGGTTCGCCGTCGCGTTCGCGCCTATCGTACGCCGGGGGGCGCCCGCCTTCGTACGCCGGCAGCCCGGTGCACCACGCGGCCGAGAGGCTGGGAGGCGCCCCGGCCGCCCAGGGcgtcagccccagccccagcgccATCCTGGAGCGGCGCGACGTGAAGCCGGACGAGGACCTGGCGAGCAAGGCGGGCGGCATGGTGCTGGTGAAAGGCGAGGGTCTCTATGCTGACCCCTACGGGCTGCTGCACGAGGGCCGTCTGAGCCTGGCCGCGGCCGCCGGCGACCCGTTCGCCTACCCGGGCGCCGGCGGCCTCTACAAGCGCGGCTCGGTGCGCTCGCTCAGCACCTACTCGGCCGCCGCGCTGCAGTCCGATCTGGAGGACTCCCTGTACAaggcggcgggcggcggcggcccgCTGTACGGCGACGGCTACGGCTTCCGCCTGCCGCCTTCGTCACCGCAGAAGCTGGCCGACGTGGCAGCACCCCCCGGAGGTCCCCCGCCACCGCACAGCCCCTACTCGGGGCCGCCCAGCCGCGGCTCGCCAGTGCGCCAGTCCTTCCGCAAGGACTCGGGCTCCTCGTCCGTCTTTGCCGAGAGTCCTGGAGGGAAGACCCGCAGCGCGGGGAGCGCCTCGACGGCCGGAGCTCCCCCTTCGGAGCTCTTCCCTGGGCCTGGGGAACGCTCGCTGGTTGGGTTCGGGCCGCCAGTGCCAGCCAAGGACACGGAGACCAG GAGAGACCCTATGCTCAGAGGCGAGGTTGCCCAGACCCCCTTCCTCCCCAGGGAGCGCATGGAGGCCATGGAGAAGCAGATTGCCAGCCTCACAGGCCTGGTGCAGAGCGCCTTACTGCGAGGCTCTGAGCCTGAGACCCCCAG CGAGAAGATTGAAGGCTCCAATGGAGCAGCCACCCCCTCAGCAC CCTGTGGGTCAGGCGGCCGGAGCAGCGGGGCCACCCCGGTGTCCGGCCCGCCCCCGCCCTCGGCCAGCAGCACCCCCGCAGGGCAGCCTACCGCCGTTAGCCGGCTGCAGATGCAGCTTCACCTGCGAGGCCTGCAGAACAGCGCCAGTGACTTGCGCGGCCAGCTCCAGCAGTTGCGCAAGCTCCAG CTACAGAACCAGGAGTCGGTGCGCGCGCTGCTGAAGCGCACGGAGGCAGAGCTGAGCATGCGCGTGTCGGAGGCGGCGCGGCGGCAGGAGGACCCGCTGCAGCGGCAGCGCACCCTGGTGGAAGAGGAACGGCTGCGCTATCTCAACGACGAGGAGCTTATTACCCAGCAGCTCAA TGACCTGGAGAAATCGGTGGAGAAGATCCAGAGGGACGTGTCCCACAACCACCGGCTGGTGCCCGGCCCTGAGCTGGAGGAGAAGGCACTGGTGCTGAAGCAGCTCGGGGAGACGCTGACAGAGCTCAAGG CTCACTTCCCGGGCCTGCAGAGCAAGATGCGGGTGGTGCTGCGCGTGGAGGTGGAGGCGGTGAAGTTCCTGAAGGAGGAGCCCCAGCGCCTGGATGGGCTCCTCAAGCGCTGCCGCGGGGTCACGGACACGCTGGCCCAGATCCGAAG GCAAGTGGATGAGGGTGTGTGGCCACCCCCCAACAATCTCCTGAGTCAGTCCCCCAAGAAGGTGGCGGCAGAGACTGACTTCAACAAGAGCGTGGACTTCGAAATGCCACCCCCCAGCCCCCCGCTGAACCTGCATGAGCTGAGCGGGCCAGCTGAAGGAGCCTCTCTTACCCCCAAGGGGGGCAACCCCACCAAAGGCCTGGACACTCCTGGCAAGAGAAGCGTGGACAAAGCTGTGTCTGTTGAG GCTGCAGAGCGAGACTGGGAGGAGAAGCGGGCAGCCCTGACCCAGTACAGTGCCAAGGACATCAACCGGCTGCTGGAAGAGACACAGGCAGAGCTGCTCAAGGCCATCCCTGACCTGGACTGTGCCAGCAAGGCCCATCCAGGCCCGGCCCCCACTCCAGATCACAAGCCCCCCAAGGCCCCCCACGGCCAGAAGGCAGCCCCCCGAACGGAGCCCAGTGGGAGGAGGGGCTCAG ATGAGTTGACAGTGCCCCGATACCGCACAGAGAAGCCCTCCAAGTCGCCCCCACCGCCCCCTCCCCGCCGGAGCTTCCCCTCCTCCCATGGCCTGACCACCACACGTACCGGAGAGGTGGTGGTCACCAGCAAGAAGGACTCGGCCTTCATCAAG AAGGCTGAGTCCGAGGAGCTGGAGGTGCAGAAGCCCCAGGTGAAGCTGCGCCGGGCTGTGTCTGAGGTGGCCCGCCCGGCCTCCACACCACCCATCATGGCCTCGGCCATCAAGGACGAGGATGACGAGGATCGCATCATCGCAGAGCTAGAG GTGTTTGAGAGAAGCTCAGTGTCTTCCCTCCCCCCCACGCCCCGCCGCCAGCTGATCCCCACCTTGCTGTCCCCCCAGGACCTGGGGCCCCCCGGGGGCTCAGCCCCAGGCCCTACACGGAAG CATCGGGCAATGGAGCCGGGCGAGCGTGAGGTTGCCCTCTCTGCCTTCCCAGTCAGCACCCCCCACTTCCAG GCTGCCCCAGGTCCCAGGGCCTTCTGCGTCCCAAGGATCATCTTGACAGAGTGTGCCCCCAACCCTCCCTCCCCGCCAGAGGCCAGACTTGAGGAACTGGGACCCAGGACAGCTCCCACCCCAAGACCTCAGACCCTGGCTGACAGCACGAGGGGCTGGGATGGTCCACAGGCCCCACCAGGGGTAGTGGGGGAGACTTCTGGGCCAAGGAGCAGCTTCATGCCCCGGAAGGAGGGGGCAGCTCTGAAGAGACTGGGTAGAGGAGGCAGCAGCCTAGAGGATGGAGGAGCCAGGGTACAGTGTCCTCAGGGACCAGCCCAGGATGGGACTCCAGAGACCTCTACTGCTGACACCTACCCAGAGGAGATCCTCAAGGACTCTGGACATGATGCCCAAACCTGCAGTAGGGAGCATCAGGGCCAGGCTGCTGCCAACTCAGGCCGCACCACGTGGGGCGCCACTGCCCAGCAGATGGACAGCTTGGAGGAGACGCTCCGGGAGCTGGAAGccaccctgagcaacatgggCACAGGCCCTGCCATGGGGTCCCCTGGCagccccccacccctacccctccGCCCCCAGGTGGCTGCCCGCTTTTCATCCTCCTCTGCTGCCTTCCTCCTCCATTTCCAGAGTCAGACAGAGTAG